Proteins from a single region of Streptomyces glaucescens:
- a CDS encoding helix-turn-helix domain-containing protein, with protein sequence MSDNELGTYLRTWREAVTPEQAGLPAGTRRRTPGLRRAELATLAGISVEYLTRLEQGRDRNPSAQVLGALADALGLSLRDRMVLRRLVKEADGGDPLVCGAAPPLSRTPRATVRAVLDHLEPAPAVVLNWIGDVLAHTTGYARLFGPVGVLDAEHPNLLRHLFTDVRARDAFPDWDREADNLVAQLRHDVPLRDPYAAELAEELMVTAGAEFADRFADLATAPRRVGGQRVEHPEAGPLRLLHETLALPDDGQRIVVHLPADEATAAALDRLNGRHPGALRAVGRAG encoded by the coding sequence GTGAGCGACAACGAGTTGGGCACCTACTTGCGGACCTGGCGCGAGGCCGTGACCCCGGAACAGGCGGGACTGCCCGCGGGGACCCGGCGCCGCACCCCCGGACTGCGCCGCGCCGAGCTGGCCACGCTCGCCGGCATCAGCGTCGAGTACCTCACCCGGCTGGAACAGGGACGGGACCGCAACCCCTCCGCCCAGGTCCTCGGGGCCCTCGCCGACGCGCTCGGCCTGTCGCTGCGCGACCGGATGGTGCTGCGCCGGCTGGTCAAGGAGGCGGACGGCGGCGACCCGCTGGTGTGCGGTGCCGCCCCGCCGCTCAGCCGCACCCCGCGCGCCACGGTGCGCGCCGTCCTCGACCACCTGGAGCCCGCCCCCGCCGTGGTGCTGAACTGGATCGGCGACGTCCTCGCCCACACCACCGGCTACGCCCGGCTGTTCGGCCCGGTCGGCGTGCTCGACGCCGAGCACCCCAACCTGCTCCGCCATCTGTTCACCGACGTCCGCGCCCGCGACGCCTTCCCCGACTGGGACCGCGAGGCCGACAACCTGGTCGCCCAGCTCCGGCACGACGTACCCCTGCGGGACCCGTACGCCGCCGAGCTGGCCGAGGAACTCATGGTGACCGCGGGGGCGGAGTTCGCTGACCGCTTCGCCGATCTCGCGACGGCCCCGCGGCGGGTCGGCGGACAGCGCGTCGAACACCCGGAGGCCGGCCCGCTGCGGCTGCTGCACGAGACGCTGGCGCTGCCGGACGACGGCCAGCGGATCGTCGTCCACCTGCCCGCCGACGAGGCCACGGCGGCCGCCCTGGACCGCCTCAACGGCCGTCACCCGGGCGCCTTGCGCGCGGTGGGCCGCGCGGGCTGA